The sequence below is a genomic window from Mesoaciditoga lauensis cd-1655R = DSM 25116.
TTGCTGTTGTTGCTATCTGTGTGTAATTTGTATCATCTGTAGAGCGTGCAACTGCAAAGTATTGCCAATCATTGTTGTCGTCATCCCATCGAAGCGTTATCTGTGTCGATGAGAAGGATGCAACTCTTAAGTTAGACGG
It includes:
- a CDS encoding fibronectin type III domain-containing protein produces the protein PSNLRVASFSSTQITLRWDDDNNDWQYFAVARSTDDTNYTQIATTASLTYEDKGVISGETYYYKVAAVNPIGYSDWTTSVSTTASDQ